The [Clostridium] celerecrescens 18A genomic sequence CGGCTTTAACTGCAGAAGCGGCCATTCCATCTTAAAGATAGGTTTTAAAAGCAATTTGTGGAGCATTATGGCCTTTGAGGCAGGAGCCATCCTTTTGGCTGCGGTTCTGTTCATACCAAGGCTTCATACCTTTTTTTACGTGGCAGATTTAACCGTAAGGCAGTTTATCACCATTTTCATATTTGCAATTATTCCTACGCTTGTAATCCAGGCATTTAAGACGATAAGAGAGAGTCTTCATTAGGAAAATAGCAGCCTGAAAACTTGACATAATTTTTGCTCCATGGTACTATTAAGTATACATAAATAGTTAGCCTAAGAGATGACAGAGCCAGGTGATGAGTGCGGGTAACCGTTCATTTCCAAGGCTCTTTCTTTATCCCTTGAGAAAATTTTAACAAGGAATAAAATCCGGGGCGTTTACTGGAAGGGGAAGGAACTATGGGAAGATACGTCATTGCCCTGGATCAGGGTACGACAAGTTCCAGATGTATCCTGTTCGATGAGCAGGGGAACATCTGCAGTGCAGCACAAAAGGAGTTTACTCAGATTTTTCCGGAGCCGGGCTGGGTGGAGCATGATCCTATGGAGATATGGTCCTCGCAGCTTTCCGTGACCATGGAGGCCATGGGAAAGATCGGGGCCCATTACAGCGATATAGCTGCAATCGGGATCACAAATCAGAGGGAGACGACGGTAGTCTGGGATAAGGAAACAGGGGAGCCGGTCTATCACGCAATCGTGTGGCAGTGCCGCAGGACTGCAGACAGGATTGAGAAACTAAAGCATGACGGCCTGGAGGGGCTCATTGTTGAAAGGACGGGACTGATCCCTGACGCTTACTTTTCAGGAAGCAAGATCGAATGGATCCTGGATCATGTTGAAGGGGTGCGAGAACGGGCAGAACGTGGGGAACTTCTGTTTGGAACCGTGGATACCTGGCTGATCTGGAACCTGACCAAGGGCTGCATCCATGTGACAGATTATACCAATGCATCGAGAACCATGCTTTTTGATATACACAGAAAGTGCTGGGATGAAGAGATTCTAAACTATTTCCGCATTCCCAGATGCATGCTGCCGGAGGTAAAGCCATCAAGCTGTATTTATGGCTACACATCTTCGGATGTCATGGGAGGAAAGATTCCCATTTCGGGAGCAGCAGGTGACCAGCAGGCAGCTTTGTTCGGTCAGTGCTGCTTTGAAGCGGGGGAAGTAAAGAATACCTATGGAACCGGTTGTTTCCTTCTTATGAACACAGGAGAGAGGGCGGTAAAGTCCGATCATGGTCTATTGACCACCATAGCTGCCAGTGACCAGGGAAACATCCAGTATGCCCTGGAAGGAAGCGTGTTTGTGGCAGGAGCTGCCGTACAGTGGTTAAGGGATGAGATGCGGATGGTCCGTTCTGCCTCCCAGACAGAGGAATACTGCAGCGCTGCGGAGGATACAGGGGGCGTTTATGTAGTACCGGCATTTGCAGGACTTGGGGCACCTTATTGGGATCAGTATGCAAGAGGGACCATTGTGGGAGTAACCAGAGGAACCAGCAAAGAGCAGTTTATCCGGGCAACGGTGGAATCCATGGCTTATCAGGTCTATGATCTCATTGAGGCCATGGAACAGGATTCGGATATTCATTTAAAGGAGTTAAAGGTGGACGGGGGCGCCTGCGCCAACAATTTCCTCATGCAGTTCCAGTCTGATCTGTTGAACACAGAGATCGTAAGACCGGAATGCATTGAGACGACCGCTCTTGGAGCCGCATACCTGGCCGGACTTGCGGTGGGCTATTGGAAGAGCCGGGAAGAAATCAAGGCAAACTGGAAGGTATCCAGGGCCTTTGACAGCCAGATGGAGGAAGAACGCCGGAAGAAGCTGGTAAAAGGCTGGAAGAGGGCGGTAAAATGCGCACTCTACTGGTCGGAAGAAGAGGAGTAAAACGTGGAGGGGTAAGATTTGGAGGGTACATATTTATTGTTTGGGGGAATTACCTTATCATACGTCATGATCCAGCTGGAATATATGCTGCGCATTATAACGGCTGGGCTATTAGGGTTTTTGATCGGCAGTGAGAGAAAAAACCGTAACAAATCAGCTGGAATCCGGACCCACGCCATCGTGGCGATCGGTTCAGCTCTCATGATGGTGGTATCAAAATATGGGTTTCCGGACATTCCAACCAGCGACGGAGCCAGAATCGCGGCCCAGGTGGTCAGCGGAATTGGATTTTTAGGTGCAGGGGTTATATTCGTGCGGAACAATCTGGTAAACGGACTGACGACGGCAGCCGGGATATGGGCTACCGCCGGAGTCGGGCTGGCTCTTGGGGCGGGTCAGTATATTGTGGGTATCTTGTCTGCGGTTCTCATCATCGTCATGCAGACCTTGACCCACCGGATCAGCTATTTTGCTCAGGTGGCTTCCTGCGGCTGCCTGAAGATGACCATAGCACAAAAATCAGGAGCGGTTAAAAACATGGAAGAATTTCTGGAAAAGGAAAAGGTTGAAATCGCTTCTGTGAAGATTAATAAAAATAAGAAAGATGAGATCAAACTGGAATTTGAAGTCATTTATCCGCCGGGGTTTGACAAGGGAGCCCTGCTTTCCAAACTGGCAGAAGAAAATTCAGTCATGGCAGTCAGCGAATAGAGGAGGGCAACCCTGGCAGAAAAATCTTGACAATCCGGTCAGGATTGTGCTAGCATTAAAATAATGAAATAGAAAAACCTTGAGACGAAAGAGTAAGGGAATTGGACGGAGTGATCCGTTTATTTACCTTACTCTTTTTTTGTATGAATTCCATTAAATAGGTGACCATTACGGATATGGAGGAAAAGAACATGAAGGAAATGAATTACGATGCAGCAATCATTGGCGGCGGCGTAATCGGCTGTGCAATTGCTAGAGAACTGGCCCGCTATGACCTTAGCATTTGTGTTATTGAGCGGGAGGAAGATGTTTGTTCCGGTACGTCAAAGTCGAACAGCGCCATTGTCCACGCAGGATACGATGCGGTACCTGGATCCTTAAAGGCGAGATTTAATGTAGAAGGCAATCATTTAATGGGAGAGCTTTCAGAGGAACTTGATTTCCAGGTGATCCGGAATGGCTCTCTGGTACTCTGCTTTTCAGAGGAA encodes the following:
- the glpK gene encoding glycerol kinase GlpK — translated: MGRYVIALDQGTTSSRCILFDEQGNICSAAQKEFTQIFPEPGWVEHDPMEIWSSQLSVTMEAMGKIGAHYSDIAAIGITNQRETTVVWDKETGEPVYHAIVWQCRRTADRIEKLKHDGLEGLIVERTGLIPDAYFSGSKIEWILDHVEGVRERAERGELLFGTVDTWLIWNLTKGCIHVTDYTNASRTMLFDIHRKCWDEEILNYFRIPRCMLPEVKPSSCIYGYTSSDVMGGKIPISGAAGDQQAALFGQCCFEAGEVKNTYGTGCFLLMNTGERAVKSDHGLLTTIAASDQGNIQYALEGSVFVAGAAVQWLRDEMRMVRSASQTEEYCSAAEDTGGVYVVPAFAGLGAPYWDQYARGTIVGVTRGTSKEQFIRATVESMAYQVYDLIEAMEQDSDIHLKELKVDGGACANNFLMQFQSDLLNTEIVRPECIETTALGAAYLAGLAVGYWKSREEIKANWKVSRAFDSQMEEERRKKLVKGWKRAVKCALYWSEEEE
- a CDS encoding MgtC/SapB family protein, translating into MEGTYLLFGGITLSYVMIQLEYMLRIITAGLLGFLIGSERKNRNKSAGIRTHAIVAIGSALMMVVSKYGFPDIPTSDGARIAAQVVSGIGFLGAGVIFVRNNLVNGLTTAAGIWATAGVGLALGAGQYIVGILSAVLIIVMQTLTHRISYFAQVASCGCLKMTIAQKSGAVKNMEEFLEKEKVEIASVKINKNKKDEIKLEFEVIYPPGFDKGALLSKLAEENSVMAVSE